The Fibrobacter sp. UWR4 nucleotide sequence TCCCCGGCGGCTTCACGTCCGCCGAATGGGTTGACCTCTACGGCGAGGGCATCGCCGGCCTGCTCATGGACTGCGGCGGCAAATGGTACTTTAAGCACAATCTGGGGAACGGCCGCCTATCTTCTGCTTCGGAAGTGGGCGACAGGCCTGTTCCGGGTACACCTTCCGGCCTTACCGATGTCGAGGGCAACGGGGTCCTCGCGCTTGTCGAGAACAGTGGTATGAACGCTGGTGCATCTTTCCTTGACGAATCCGGAAAGTTTGGGCCGCGCAGGAAGTTCGGGAGTGTTCCGTGGATTGACTGGGAAAAATCCAACATAAAGTTCATGGACCTGGACGGCGACGGACGTAGCGAAGTCGTAGTTGCCGAGGACGGCAGGATACGCGTGTATCTCTCCGGCGGCATGAAGGGTTACGGGAACGCCATCTACAGGTACTTTACCGAACCGGGCGAGAAGCCCGTGCTTGTCTCGAAGTCTCCCGACGAGGCGGTGTTCGCCGCCGACATGACGGGCGACGGACTCGCCGACCTCGTGCGTGTCCGGTTCTCGGATGTCTGCTACTGGCCGAACTACGGCCACGGGCGTTTCGGTTCGGCGATCTATATGGATAATGCGCCAGTTTTGGGCGGCTGCAAGAATTTCAACCCCGCGAACCTGACCGTCGCGGACATTGATGGTTCAGGGACTACGGACCTGCTCTACCGTGAGGGCGACCATCTCCATATCTACCGCAACTGTCTCGGAAAATCGTTCGAGTTCGTCGATACGATTTCGCTTCCTGGCAAGGGCGGGACGGTGAAATCTGCGGACGTCCTCGGGAAAGGGCTTTCCACCATCGTGTTCGGCTCCCCGCTGTTTGCGGACGCGTCCGCATCGCCGCGGTACCTGCCGGTGCAGGGCGGGCGTACCAACGTCATGTCCGGCTACTCGAACGGAACCGGTGCGCAGGTCGATATCGAGTACACGCCGAGCACGGCCTACTACCTCGAGGACAAACTGTCCGGGAATCCGTGGACTACGAAGTTGCCGTACGTGGTCCAGTGCGTCTCCAAGGTCGTGTCGAGGGACCTCGTCACGGGCTGGGACCGCACCGAAACCTACGCCTATCGCGACGGCTACCACGACCCGGATTTCCGCGAGTTCAGGGGCTTCGGTTCCGTGGTGCTGCGCGAGCACGAGTGCGGCATCGACCCGGAAACCGATCAGGACATACGCGAGACAAGGGCGGATTTTTATCTGGGAAGGTCATCGGAAAGGCCCACGCTGGATTGCGCCCAGGCGATGACTACCCGCCAGTGGCAGGAAGGCTGCCGCTCGTTCCAGGGGATGCCGAAAAGCCGCAAGGTCCTTTCCGTCAACAGGGACGGGACGGAAATCAAGGAATTTTCCACGACATCGTGGACCTACCGGGCAAAATTTATCATGGAAGCCCGCCTGTCGGGCGACAGGTTCCGCAACGGTTCCTGTTGGCAGTGCATCCAGGAATCCGAGACGGCCTCGTTCCGGGAATCCGCCGCCGACACGCCCCGTACGAACGCCTCGTTTACACTGGCTACGGATGCGTACGGCAGGCCGCTCCTCTCGGCCTCGGTCTGGTACGGCCGTGGAGGTTCGAAGCCGGACGACGTGCCCGATGTCGTGTGGAACGAACAGAAGAAGAACCATGTGACTTTCACCGAGACCCGCTATACACAGGATTGCGAACACTCTTCGGGCAAGTTCCGCATGGGCCTACAGGAAAGTACCGTGTCTTACGAGAAGACAGGCCATGCAGCGTCCGACCTGGAAAATGCGCAATCCCTGAACGCGCTGTTTGTGGATGTGACTAAGCCTTATAAGGTCTTGGCCCGCGAAGATGTCGTTTTCTACGACGACACCCTCTCCGTGCCACGTACCGACGGTACCTGCGGGCTGGCCGCGGTCGTCTACGAACGCTACGGGCTCGCCTTCGAGTCGCAGGGGCTGGCCGGGATCTACGGCACCTCCGTGACCCCCGCCGACATGACGGCGGCGGGATATGTCCTCCGCGGCGGCGACTGGTACCGCCGTTCCGGCAGGAACGTCTATGCGCCGGGCGCAACGTCGAGTTTCTACCGCCCCTGCGGAATCGAGGACGCCTTCGGGAACCTCGCTTCCGTCGCCTACGACGCGCATTCATGGCTCGTGGAATCCGTCACGGACGCCGTGGGGAACAC carries:
- a CDS encoding toxin TcdB middle/C-terminal domain-containing protein; its protein translation is PGGFTSAEWVDLYGEGIAGLLMDCGGKWYFKHNLGNGRLSSASEVGDRPVPGTPSGLTDVEGNGVLALVENSGMNAGASFLDESGKFGPRRKFGSVPWIDWEKSNIKFMDLDGDGRSEVVVAEDGRIRVYLSGGMKGYGNAIYRYFTEPGEKPVLVSKSPDEAVFAADMTGDGLADLVRVRFSDVCYWPNYGHGRFGSAIYMDNAPVLGGCKNFNPANLTVADIDGSGTTDLLYREGDHLHIYRNCLGKSFEFVDTISLPGKGGTVKSADVLGKGLSTIVFGSPLFADASASPRYLPVQGGRTNVMSGYSNGTGAQVDIEYTPSTAYYLEDKLSGNPWTTKLPYVVQCVSKVVSRDLVTGWDRTETYAYRDGYHDPDFREFRGFGSVVLREHECGIDPETDQDIRETRADFYLGRSSERPTLDCAQAMTTRQWQEGCRSFQGMPKSRKVLSVNRDGTEIKEFSTTSWTYRAKFIMEARLSGDRFRNGSCWQCIQESETASFRESAADTPRTNASFTLATDAYGRPLLSASVWYGRGGSKPDDVPDVVWNEQKKNHVTFTETRYTQDCEHSSGKFRMGLQESTVSYEKTGHAASDLENAQSLNALFVDVTKPYKVLAREDVVFYDDTLSVPRTDGTCGLAAVVYERYGLAFESQGLAGIYGTSVTPADMTAAGYVLRGGDWYRRSGRNVYAPGATSSFYRPCGIEDAFGNLASVAYDAHSWLVESVTDAVGNT